Proteins from one Desulfobacterales bacterium genomic window:
- a CDS encoding undecaprenyl-diphosphate phosphatase: MQPIISIIDAALLGLIEGLTEFLPVSSTGHLILAAAWLDLYRNPAAKAGIDAFGIVIQSGALLAVAGIYAPQIRSILLGLSGRDPAGRRLLLLLMAGFLPAAIIGLLAESYIKATLFDIGPVAGALAVGGLCMIVIERRSRRKPRVDPCWQEKQVFDMTIRSALVIGVSQCIAMWPGTSRSMVTIMAARLLGFQPKVAAEFSFLLSLPTLGGATFYEFCQQGPMLLRSTGPVVLMLGLSVSWLVAWLAVKGFLAYLNRNGMEIFGWYRILLAGVLLLWFF, translated from the coding sequence GTGCAGCCAATTATCTCGATAATCGACGCCGCCCTCCTTGGGCTCATTGAGGGGCTAACCGAGTTTCTGCCGGTTTCTTCCACCGGCCACCTGATTCTCGCCGCCGCCTGGCTTGACCTATACCGCAATCCAGCCGCAAAAGCGGGCATCGATGCTTTCGGTATTGTGATTCAATCCGGAGCGTTGCTGGCGGTTGCGGGAATCTATGCGCCGCAGATCCGGTCGATTCTGCTGGGCCTGAGCGGACGAGATCCGGCTGGTCGCCGTTTACTTCTATTGCTGATGGCGGGCTTTTTACCGGCAGCGATCATTGGATTGTTGGCTGAAAGCTATATCAAGGCCACCCTTTTCGATATAGGGCCGGTGGCCGGCGCTCTGGCTGTGGGTGGTCTATGTATGATCGTTATCGAACGCAGATCCCGCCGAAAGCCCAGAGTCGATCCCTGCTGGCAGGAAAAGCAGGTTTTTGACATGACCATTCGGTCCGCCCTGGTTATTGGTGTCTCTCAATGCATCGCCATGTGGCCAGGCACCAGCCGTTCCATGGTCACGATCATGGCCGCACGCTTGCTGGGATTTCAACCTAAGGTCGCCGCGGAATTCAGCTTTCTGCTATCCTTGCCCACCCTCGGCGGCGCCACTTTTTATGAGTTCTGTCAGCAAGGACCGATGCTGCTGCGTTCCACCGGACCGGTAGTTCTAATGCTAGGTTTGAGTGTCTCTTGGCTTGTGGCGTGGCTGGCCGTTAAGGGTTTTTTGGCTTATCTCAACCGGAACGGTATGGAGATTTTTGGCTGGTATCGTATCCTTCTGGCGGGAGTGTTGCTGCTTTGGTTTTTTTAG